A genomic segment from Sciurus carolinensis chromosome 1, mSciCar1.2, whole genome shotgun sequence encodes:
- the B3galt6 gene encoding beta-1,3-galactosyltransferase 6 gives MRLLRRAWRRRATLVLGGLALCSAALLYLARCASQGAAPAAAAAPRAAAFLAVLVASAPRAAERRTAVRSTWLSAARRGGTGDVWARFAVGTGGLGAEQRRALEREQERHGDLLLLPALRDAYENLTAKVLAMLAWLDEHVAFEFVLKADDDSFARLDALLAELRAREPARRRRLYWGFFSGRGRIKPGGRWREAAWQLCDYYLPYALGGGYVLSADLVHYLRLSREYLRAWHSEDVSLGAWLAPVDVQREHDPRFDTEYKSRGCSNQYLVTHKQSPEDMLEKQQTLLREGRLCKREVQLRLSYVYDWSAPPSQCCQRKEGIP, from the coding sequence ATGAGGCTGCTGCGGCGCGCGTGGCGGCGCCGGGCGACTCTGGTCCTGGGCGGCCTCGCGCTCTGCAGCGCAGCGTTGCTCTATTTGGCGCGGTGCGCGTCCCAGGGAGCCGCTCCCGCTGCCGCCGCTGCGCCCCGCGCCGCCGCCTTCTTGGCCGTACTGGTCGCCAGCGCTCCCCGTGCAGCAGAGCGCCGTACCGCGGTGCGCAGCACGTGGCTGTCAGCGGCGCGGCGCGGTGGCACCGGCGACGTGTGGGCGCGCTTCGCCGTGGGTACCGGCGGCCTGGGCGCCGAGCAGCGGCGCGCCCTGGAGCGCGAGCAGGAGCGGCACGGGGACCTGTTGCTGCTGCCAGCGCTGCGCGACGCCTACGAGAACCTCACCGCCAAGGTGCTGGCCATGCTGGCCTGGCTGGACGAGCACGTGGCCTTCGAGTTCGTTCTCAAGGCAGACGACGACTCTTTCGCTCGACTGGACGCGCTGCTGGCCGAGCTGCGAGCTCGCGAACCcgcgcgccgccgccgcctctACTGGGGTTTCTTCTCGGGCCGCGGGCGCATCAAGCCCGGGGGCCGCTGGCGCGAGGCCGCCTGGCAGCTCTGTGACTACTATCTCCCCTACGCGCTCGGCGGCGGCTACGTGCTCTCGGCGGACCTGGTGCATTACCTGCGCCTCAGCCGCGAGTACCTGCGCGCGTGGCACAGTGAGGACGTGTCTCTGGGCGCCTGGCTGGCTCCGGTGGATGTACAGCGGGAGCACGACCCGCGCTTCGACACCGAGTACAAGTCGCGCGGCTGCAGCAACCAGTACCTGGTGACACACAAGCAGAGCCCGGAGGACATGCTAGAGAAACAGCAGACGCTGCTGCGCGAAGGCCGGCTGTGCAAGCGCGAGGTGCAGCTGCGCCTCTCCTATGTCTACGACTGGTCAGCACCACCCTCGCAGTGCTGTCAGCGGAAGGAGGGCATCCCCTGA